Proteins encoded together in one Flavobacteriales bacterium window:
- a CDS encoding gliding motility-associated C-terminal domain-containing protein has translation MRHTTLLLTGLALHLTVSAQVKLTMAEYDALKAEGRLPATFELVRPTQQPITPRVQASKAPPARPKGGGGGVNGDCNCWIAPDSTYQLAMTPNDDGSSAAITIPFQFNLYGDLYNTLYINNNGNISFQNPYFTFSASPFPNNEFIMVAPFWADVDTRGDDGLGLNGGQVLYKVTPTALYVNWVAVGYFASQTDKQNTFQLIITDGTDPVIGVGKNVSFCYKDMQWTTGAASQGVNGFGGIPAVVGANRGNAIDYIQFGTFDQPGITYDGPFGSPDGVDWLDDQNFVFTTAVSTQNIPPIASSTFLCDTVRVCTGELVDIEMNFIAPEQGQVTVASSTAPTLSGYTEVLNTSGNNSVIVQGQFTPTPLEAGFHTITFTATDNGTPPLTTTIDIVVDVFFTTLPAPVISGDTISCNGQGVVLTIPPLYDTYAWSNGFDGNSVLVGPGTYSVEVTAGYCTFGSNTVTVVEGQSPQPVIAGNLFSCGDDPTVLSTTQPFPTYQWNTGSQDPTITVNTGTYTVTVTSADGCEGTSAPVNVLTAPVPDAGIVATPPGPVFPGTPAIFSDGSTSQDPITQWLWDLGGQGTGTGNTAGITFDEPGIYPITLLVTTANGCTDTITYLFTVIPTEIFVPNVFSPNGDGDNDNLEFTGVEYYPNSDLKVFNRWGQTVYESTSYRNQWSPKDVSEGTYYYVLTRSDGKEYAGHVTLLR, from the coding sequence ATGCGACACACGACCCTTCTGCTGACCGGACTTGCGCTGCACCTCACCGTGAGCGCCCAGGTGAAGCTCACCATGGCCGAGTACGACGCCTTGAAGGCTGAAGGCCGACTACCTGCCACCTTCGAGCTGGTGCGGCCCACGCAGCAGCCCATCACCCCACGCGTGCAGGCCTCGAAGGCCCCGCCCGCCCGTCCCAAGGGCGGTGGGGGCGGAGTGAACGGCGATTGCAATTGCTGGATCGCGCCCGACAGCACCTACCAGCTGGCGATGACCCCGAACGACGACGGGTCCTCCGCCGCCATCACCATCCCCTTCCAGTTCAACCTCTACGGCGACCTGTACAACACCCTGTACATCAACAACAACGGGAACATCTCCTTCCAGAACCCGTACTTCACCTTCAGCGCCTCGCCCTTCCCGAACAACGAGTTCATCATGGTGGCCCCCTTCTGGGCCGATGTGGACACCCGTGGCGATGACGGCCTGGGCCTCAACGGGGGGCAGGTCCTGTACAAGGTGACCCCCACCGCCCTGTATGTGAACTGGGTGGCCGTGGGCTATTTCGCCTCACAGACCGACAAGCAGAACACCTTCCAGCTGATCATCACCGATGGCACCGATCCTGTGATCGGCGTGGGCAAGAACGTGAGCTTCTGCTACAAGGACATGCAGTGGACCACCGGGGCCGCCTCCCAAGGTGTGAACGGCTTCGGCGGCATCCCCGCCGTGGTGGGCGCCAACCGCGGCAACGCCATCGACTACATCCAGTTCGGCACCTTCGACCAGCCCGGCATCACCTACGACGGCCCCTTCGGCAGCCCCGATGGTGTGGACTGGCTGGATGACCAGAACTTCGTGTTCACCACGGCGGTGAGCACCCAGAACATCCCGCCCATCGCCAGCAGCACCTTCCTGTGCGACACGGTGCGTGTGTGCACTGGCGAACTGGTGGACATCGAGATGAACTTCATCGCTCCGGAACAAGGGCAGGTCACTGTGGCCAGCTCGACGGCACCCACGCTTTCGGGCTACACCGAAGTGCTCAACACCAGCGGCAACAACTCGGTGATCGTGCAAGGGCAGTTCACCCCCACGCCTTTGGAGGCCGGCTTCCACACCATCACCTTCACGGCCACGGACAACGGCACCCCGCCGCTCACCACCACCATCGACATCGTGGTGGACGTGTTCTTCACCACGTTGCCCGCGCCGGTGATCAGTGGCGATACGATCTCCTGTAACGGGCAGGGCGTCGTCCTCACCATCCCCCCCCTCTACGACACGTATGCGTGGAGCAACGGCTTCGACGGCAACAGCGTGCTGGTGGGCCCGGGCACCTACAGCGTCGAGGTCACCGCCGGCTACTGCACCTTCGGCAGCAACACCGTCACCGTGGTGGAGGGCCAAAGCCCCCAGCCGGTGATCGCCGGCAACCTCTTCTCCTGCGGCGATGACCCCACCGTGCTGAGCACCACCCAGCCCTTCCCCACCTATCAGTGGAACACCGGTTCGCAGGACCCCACCATCACGGTGAACACCGGCACCTACACCGTGACGGTGACCAGCGCCGACGGTTGCGAGGGCACCTCGGCCCCGGTGAACGTGCTGACGGCCCCGGTGCCTGACGCCGGCATCGTGGCCACGCCTCCGGGCCCGGTGTTCCCGGGCACACCAGCGATCTTCAGCGATGGCAGCACCAGTCAGGATCCCATCACGCAATGGCTGTGGGACCTCGGTGGCCAGGGAACCGGCACCGGCAACACGGCCGGTATCACCTTCGACGAGCCCGGCATCTATCCCATCACGCTGTTGGTCACCACCGCGAACGGGTGCACGGACACGATCACCTACCTGTTCACGGTGATCCCCACGGAGATCTTCGTGCCCAACGTCTTCAGCCCGAACGGAGATGGTGACAACGATAACCTGGAGTTCACCGGGGTGGAGTACTACCCCAACTCGGACCTGAAGGTGTTCAATCGCTGGGGCCAGACGGTATACGAGAGCACCAGCTACCGCAACCAGTGGTCACCCAAGGACGTGAGCGAGGGCACCTACTACTACGTGCTCACCCGCAGCGACGGCAAGGAGTACGCCGGGCATGTGACCCTCCTGCGCTGA